Proteins encoded together in one Streptomyces sp. TLI_171 window:
- a CDS encoding 5-formyltetrahydrofolate cyclo-ligase, whose amino-acid sequence MWTVTADHLSNDKAALRSRLLAERRALSGAERAAAAEALAGHAARLVPAGATVAAYVSVGAEPGTRPLLTALAAAGVRVLLPVLLPDNDLDWAPYEGADRLAPAARGLLEPLAARLGPDAIEAADLVLLPGLAVDSRGVRLGRGGGSYDRVLARLRAAGATPLLVTLLYPHELRPSVPAEPHDLPVHAVVTPAGVTRFPAPS is encoded by the coding sequence ATGTGGACGGTGACTGCGGATCATTTGTCCAACGACAAGGCGGCACTCAGGTCACGGCTGCTCGCCGAACGGCGGGCGCTCAGCGGTGCGGAGCGCGCCGCGGCGGCCGAGGCGCTGGCCGGACACGCCGCCCGGCTGGTCCCGGCCGGCGCGACCGTCGCCGCGTACGTCTCGGTCGGGGCCGAGCCCGGCACCCGCCCGCTGCTGACCGCGCTGGCCGCCGCCGGCGTCCGCGTCCTGCTCCCGGTCCTGCTCCCCGACAACGACCTGGACTGGGCCCCCTACGAGGGCGCGGACCGCCTCGCCCCGGCCGCCCGCGGCCTGCTCGAACCGCTGGCCGCCCGGCTCGGCCCGGACGCGATCGAGGCCGCCGACCTGGTCCTGCTGCCCGGCCTGGCGGTCGACTCCCGCGGTGTGCGGCTCGGCCGCGGCGGCGGCTCCTACGACCGCGTCCTGGCCCGCCTGCGCGCCGCGGGCGCGACGCCGCTGCTGGTCACCCTGCTCTACCCGCACGAGCTCCGCCCGAGCGTCCCGGCCGAGCCGCACGACCTCCCGGTGCACGCGGTGGTCACCCCCGCGGGCGTCACGCGCTTCCCCGCCCCCTCCTGA
- a CDS encoding GGDEF domain-containing protein has product MSTPLLLQALAALGAAAPAAAGAAVLRRRRGRAEQGAREAELLTKITELTAERDELRRTASCDPLTGVWNYRHLQLTLDREIERARRAEATAVDPRPLAVLMVELAGFDALVAEHGRARAHTMLRDLAQRLAVEIRSCDTLGRYGGEEFLVLLPDTGAEGAAQVAERLCWSVRRHRLTDRHPGEAAAPDARSGLTAAIGLAVLPRDGAHAAVLLRAADRALAAARSAGGDCWRAADPLPPALSAPNTSPTPGRVSPGHGEAPLTSRATTVGPGPSGDRP; this is encoded by the coding sequence ATGTCCACCCCGCTCCTGCTCCAGGCCCTCGCCGCGCTCGGCGCCGCCGCGCCGGCCGCCGCGGGCGCCGCCGTGCTGCGCCGCCGCCGGGGCCGGGCCGAGCAGGGCGCCAGGGAAGCGGAACTTCTGACGAAGATCACGGAACTGACGGCGGAACGCGACGAGCTGCGCCGCACCGCCTCGTGCGATCCGCTCACCGGGGTGTGGAACTACCGTCACCTGCAGCTCACCCTGGACCGGGAGATCGAGCGGGCCCGGCGGGCCGAGGCGACCGCCGTCGACCCGCGTCCGCTCGCCGTCCTGATGGTGGAGCTCGCGGGCTTCGACGCCCTGGTCGCCGAGCACGGCCGGGCCCGCGCCCACACCATGCTCCGGGACCTCGCGCAGCGCCTGGCGGTGGAGATCCGCAGCTGCGACACCCTGGGGCGGTACGGCGGCGAGGAGTTCCTGGTGCTGCTGCCGGACACCGGCGCGGAGGGCGCCGCGCAGGTCGCCGAGCGGCTCTGCTGGTCGGTGCGCCGCCACCGGTTGACGGACCGTCACCCGGGCGAGGCCGCCGCCCCCGACGCCCGCAGCGGGCTGACCGCCGCGATCGGCCTGGCCGTGCTGCCCCGGGACGGCGCGCACGCGGCCGTGCTGCTGCGGGCCGCGGACCGGGCACTGGCCGCCGCGCGCTCGGCCGGCGGGGACTGCTGGCGGGCCGCGGACCCGCTGCCGCCCGCGCTGAGCGCCCCGAACACTTCGCCGACGCCCGGTAGGGTGTCTCCCGGCCACGGCGAGGCCCCCCTCACCTCGCGCGCGACCACCGTCGGCCCCGGTCCGAGCGGTGACAGGCCTTAA
- the galU gene encoding UTP--glucose-1-phosphate uridylyltransferase GalU encodes MTKTHSRPPVTKAVVPAAGLGTRFLPATKATPKEMLPVVDKPAIQYVVEEAAAAGLSDILMVTGRNKRALEDHFDRAYELEELLSRKGDHDRLRRVQESVQLASMHYVRQGDPKGLGHAVSVAEQHVAGQPFAVLLGDDLIDPRDPLLARMIEVQQELGGSVVALMEVDPSQIHLYGCAAVKANGFGEDVFQVTDLVEKPDTADAPSNYAVIGRYVLDPAVFDVLRETPPGRGGEIQLTDALRELATRDESGGGPVHGVLFKGRRYDTGDRADYLRTIVRLACERDDLGPEFRAWLRQFVAAEMQG; translated from the coding sequence ATGACGAAGACGCACTCCCGCCCGCCGGTCACCAAGGCAGTCGTCCCGGCCGCCGGTCTCGGCACCAGGTTCCTTCCCGCCACCAAGGCCACGCCGAAGGAGATGCTCCCGGTCGTCGACAAGCCGGCCATCCAGTACGTCGTCGAGGAGGCCGCCGCCGCGGGCCTGTCCGACATACTGATGGTGACCGGCCGCAACAAGCGGGCGCTGGAGGACCACTTCGACCGGGCCTACGAGTTGGAGGAGCTGCTCAGCCGCAAGGGCGACCACGACCGGCTGCGCCGGGTGCAGGAGTCCGTGCAGCTCGCCAGCATGCACTACGTGCGGCAGGGCGACCCCAAGGGCCTGGGCCACGCCGTCTCGGTCGCCGAACAGCACGTCGCGGGGCAGCCGTTCGCCGTCCTGCTCGGCGACGACCTGATCGACCCGCGCGACCCGCTGCTGGCCCGGATGATCGAGGTGCAGCAGGAACTCGGCGGCTCCGTCGTCGCGTTGATGGAGGTCGACCCCTCCCAGATCCACCTGTACGGCTGCGCCGCCGTCAAGGCGAACGGCTTCGGCGAGGACGTCTTCCAGGTCACCGACCTGGTCGAGAAGCCGGACACCGCCGACGCGCCGTCCAACTACGCGGTCATCGGCCGCTACGTGCTCGACCCGGCCGTCTTCGACGTGCTGCGCGAGACCCCGCCCGGCCGCGGCGGCGAGATCCAGCTGACCGACGCGCTGCGCGAGCTCGCCACCCGCGACGAGAGCGGCGGCGGCCCGGTGCACGGCGTGCTGTTCAAGGGCCGCCGCTACGACACCGGCGACCGCGCCGACTACCTGCGCACGATCGTCCGGCTGGCCTGCGAGCGCGACGACCTCGGCCCCGAATTCCGCGCCTGGCTGCGGCAGTTCGTCGCCGCCGAGATGCAGGGCTGA
- the glp gene encoding gephyrin-like molybdotransferase Glp: MTGKPDPCCEGAGAPASPRLWSVDEHLADVLAAVAPLPPIELQLMDAQGCRLAEDARAEDDLPPFDNSSMDGYAVRTADTVRATEEYPSVLAVVGDIAAGAAELPRVGPGQAARIMTGAPVPPGAEAVAPVEWTDGGTGTGRAADAMGAPAAEGSAAEVQVLRPVAEGAHIRRRGSDVTAGDTVLEAGTVLGPTQLGLLAAIGRGAVKVRPRPRVVVLSTGSELVQPGEPAGPGRIHDSNSFTLTAAAIAAGAVAYRVGGVPDEAATLRAVLEDQLGRADLIVTSGGVSVGAYDVVKEVFADYGGVDFRRLRMQPGKPQGFGRIGGGAGVPLLALPGNPVSAYISFELFVRPVIRTMLGAPDVHRPVVNAVTTAALRSPAGRRQFLRGRYDPVDGVVSPVGGEGSHLVGALAKADCLITVPEDVTALPAGSAVDVVLLTD; this comes from the coding sequence ATGACCGGGAAGCCCGACCCCTGCTGCGAGGGAGCCGGCGCCCCGGCCTCGCCGCGCCTGTGGAGCGTCGACGAGCACCTCGCCGACGTGCTGGCCGCGGTCGCCCCGCTGCCGCCGATCGAGCTGCAGTTGATGGACGCCCAGGGCTGCCGGCTGGCCGAGGACGCGCGCGCCGAGGACGACCTGCCGCCCTTCGACAACAGCTCGATGGACGGCTACGCGGTCCGCACCGCCGACACCGTGCGGGCCACCGAGGAGTACCCGTCCGTGCTCGCCGTGGTCGGCGACATCGCCGCCGGGGCCGCCGAACTGCCCCGGGTCGGCCCCGGACAGGCCGCCCGGATCATGACCGGCGCGCCCGTTCCGCCCGGCGCGGAGGCCGTCGCCCCGGTCGAGTGGACGGACGGCGGCACCGGCACCGGCCGGGCCGCCGACGCGATGGGCGCGCCCGCCGCCGAGGGCTCGGCCGCGGAGGTGCAGGTGCTGCGCCCGGTCGCCGAGGGCGCCCACATCCGCCGCCGGGGCAGCGACGTCACCGCCGGCGACACCGTGCTGGAGGCCGGCACCGTGCTCGGCCCGACCCAGCTCGGCCTGCTGGCGGCGATCGGGCGGGGCGCCGTCAAGGTCCGCCCCCGGCCCCGGGTGGTGGTGCTCTCCACCGGCAGCGAACTCGTCCAGCCCGGCGAGCCGGCCGGCCCCGGACGGATCCACGACTCCAACTCCTTCACCCTGACCGCCGCCGCGATCGCGGCCGGTGCGGTCGCCTACCGGGTCGGCGGCGTCCCCGACGAGGCCGCCACGCTGCGCGCCGTGCTGGAGGACCAGCTCGGCCGGGCCGACCTGATCGTCACCAGCGGCGGCGTCTCGGTCGGCGCCTACGACGTGGTGAAGGAGGTCTTCGCGGACTACGGCGGCGTGGACTTCCGGCGCCTGCGGATGCAGCCCGGCAAGCCGCAGGGCTTCGGCCGGATCGGCGGCGGCGCGGGCGTGCCGCTGCTGGCGCTGCCCGGCAACCCCGTCAGCGCGTACATCTCCTTCGAGCTGTTCGTCCGCCCGGTCATCCGCACCATGCTGGGCGCGCCGGACGTGCACCGCCCCGTGGTCAACGCGGTGACCACCGCCGCGCTGCGCTCCCCGGCCGGGCGGCGGCAGTTCCTGCGCGGCCGGTACGACCCCGTGGACGGCGTGGTGAGCCCGGTCGGCGGCGAGGGATCGCACCTGGTGGGGGCGCTCGCCAAGGCCGACTGCCTGATCACCGTGCCCGAGGACGTCACCGCGCTGCCGGCCGGCAGCGCCGTCGATGTGGTCCTTCTCACGGACTGA
- the moaC gene encoding cyclic pyranopterin monophosphate synthase MoaC has product MVDVSEKAATTRVAVAAGRVRVAPRVVELLRGEGVPKGDALAVARIAGIMGAKRTPELIPLCHPIALTGTTLDLTVTDTAVEITATVRTADRTGVEMEALTAVATAALTVIDMVKAVDKAASIEDVRVLSKTGGKSGDWHRGEEQ; this is encoded by the coding sequence ATGGTCGACGTCTCCGAGAAGGCCGCGACCACCCGGGTCGCGGTGGCGGCCGGCCGCGTCCGGGTCGCCCCCCGGGTGGTGGAACTGCTGCGCGGCGAGGGCGTGCCGAAGGGCGACGCGCTCGCGGTCGCCCGGATCGCCGGGATCATGGGCGCCAAGAGGACGCCCGAGCTGATCCCGCTCTGCCACCCCATCGCGCTCACCGGCACCACCCTCGACCTGACGGTCACCGACACCGCCGTCGAGATCACCGCCACGGTCCGCACCGCCGACCGCACCGGCGTGGAGATGGAGGCGCTGACCGCCGTCGCCACCGCCGCGCTCACCGTCATCGACATGGTCAAGGCGGTCGACAAGGCCGCCTCGATCGAGGACGTCCGGGTGCTCAGCAAGACCGGCGGCAAGAGCGGCGACTGGCATCGCGGGGAGGAGCAGTGA
- a CDS encoding molybdenum cofactor biosynthesis protein B — MRALAVTVSNRASAGVYQDKGGPLLVAGLREMGFEVDGPRVVPDGEPVEAVLREAVAAGYDVVLTTGGTGISPQDLTPEMTARVIDRQVPGIPEAIRAHGRDQVPTAALSRGLAGLAGRTLVVNLPGSTGGVRDGLAVLAPLLPHAVDQLAGGDHPRPAGGAH; from the coding sequence GTGAGGGCCCTCGCCGTCACCGTCTCCAACCGCGCCTCGGCGGGCGTGTACCAGGACAAGGGCGGGCCGCTGCTGGTCGCCGGACTGCGGGAGATGGGCTTCGAGGTCGACGGGCCCCGGGTGGTGCCCGACGGCGAGCCCGTCGAGGCGGTGCTCCGGGAGGCCGTCGCCGCCGGGTACGACGTGGTGCTCACCACCGGCGGCACCGGCATCTCCCCGCAGGACCTCACCCCCGAGATGACCGCCCGGGTGATCGACCGTCAGGTTCCCGGCATCCCGGAGGCGATCCGCGCGCACGGCCGGGACCAGGTGCCCACCGCGGCGCTCTCCCGCGGCCTGGCCGGGCTGGCCGGACGCACCCTGGTGGTCAACCTGCCCGGTTCCACCGGCGGGGTCCGGGACGGCCTCGCGGTGCTCGCCCCGCTGCTGCCGCACGCCGTCGACCAACTGGCCGGCGGCGACCACCCCCGCCCCGCCGGGGGTGCCCACTGA
- a CDS encoding GNAT family N-acetyltransferase, producing MNAGWPVELAEGDVVLRPIRRRDQAEWQEVSRRNRDWLRRWEATVPPAPPGRAPLPRPSYRQMVRYLRAEASAGRMLPFVVLHQGRLVGQLTVGGITWGSMCSANVGYWVDEAVAGRGIMPTAVALAVDHCFRDLGLHRVEVCIRPENRPSRRVVEKLGFREEGMRPRYLHIDGDWRDHLVYALTADEAADGLLRRWHSLRNRPPRDN from the coding sequence CTGAACGCGGGCTGGCCGGTCGAACTGGCCGAGGGCGACGTCGTGCTGCGGCCGATCCGCCGCCGCGACCAGGCCGAGTGGCAGGAGGTCAGCCGCCGCAACCGCGACTGGCTGCGCCGCTGGGAGGCCACCGTCCCGCCCGCGCCGCCCGGCCGCGCCCCGCTGCCCCGGCCCAGCTACCGGCAGATGGTGCGCTACCTGCGCGCCGAGGCCTCGGCCGGCCGGATGCTGCCCTTCGTGGTGCTCCACCAGGGCCGCCTGGTCGGCCAGCTGACGGTGGGCGGGATCACCTGGGGTTCGATGTGCTCCGCCAACGTCGGCTACTGGGTGGACGAGGCGGTGGCCGGGCGCGGCATCATGCCGACCGCCGTGGCGCTGGCCGTCGACCACTGCTTCCGCGACCTCGGACTGCACCGGGTCGAGGTGTGCATCCGCCCCGAGAACCGGCCCAGCCGCCGGGTGGTGGAGAAACTCGGCTTCCGCGAGGAGGGAATGCGCCCCCGCTATCTGCACATCGACGGGGACTGGCGCGACCACCTGGTGTACGCGCTCACCGCCGACGAGGCCGCCGACGGGTTGCTGCGGCGCTGGCACTCCCTCAGGAACCGCCCCCCGCGCGATAATTGA
- the glpR gene encoding gephyrin-like molybdotransferase receptor GlpR, with product MSSSGLIYAVIVGAWAAYLVPMWLRRQDELNESRPTERFSTAIRLLAGRSAMERRAARALGDQIADQQHPAGEAPDGVVADPADRPTRPAGWDGAEPESEPEPASPPAAEQAPEPEPEPAETREQRARDERAREERARDERRSAERRARLLARRRRMVTLLFLAFALGAVVAAVAGFAFLWVPAVPGVLLTLYIGHLRRLERQRYEVKFDRGRAAQAAERLRERERTRAAEPAQAGPASAAADPGDPHTTRATVLAEATEHEEWADGVRERAAAGPDSWQPVPVPLPTYVTAPVAPRTSRGLDLSAPGTWDSGRPATPLFDQYGDHPGQQPPAADWSTRPRAANE from the coding sequence GTGAGCAGTAGCGGCCTTATCTACGCGGTCATCGTAGGGGCCTGGGCTGCCTATCTGGTGCCGATGTGGCTCCGCAGGCAGGACGAGCTCAACGAGTCGCGTCCGACGGAACGCTTCAGTACCGCGATCCGCCTGCTGGCCGGTCGATCGGCCATGGAGCGGCGCGCGGCCCGAGCCCTCGGCGACCAGATCGCCGACCAGCAGCACCCCGCCGGGGAGGCCCCGGACGGGGTCGTCGCCGACCCCGCCGACCGTCCCACCCGGCCCGCCGGGTGGGACGGCGCCGAGCCCGAGTCCGAGCCCGAACCCGCGTCCCCGCCCGCGGCGGAGCAGGCGCCGGAGCCCGAACCCGAGCCCGCCGAGACCCGCGAGCAGCGTGCCCGGGACGAGCGCGCCAGGGAGGAGCGGGCCCGCGACGAGCGCCGCTCCGCCGAGCGGCGGGCCAGACTGCTGGCCCGGCGGCGGCGCATGGTCACCCTGCTGTTCCTCGCCTTCGCGCTCGGCGCCGTGGTGGCCGCCGTCGCGGGCTTCGCCTTCCTCTGGGTGCCCGCCGTCCCCGGCGTGCTGCTCACCCTGTACATCGGCCACCTGCGCCGGCTCGAACGGCAGCGCTACGAGGTCAAGTTCGACCGGGGCAGGGCCGCCCAGGCCGCCGAGCGGCTGCGCGAACGCGAGCGCACCCGGGCCGCCGAACCGGCGCAGGCCGGGCCGGCCTCCGCCGCCGCGGATCCGGGCGACCCGCACACCACCCGGGCCACCGTCCTCGCCGAGGCCACCGAGCACGAGGAGTGGGCCGACGGCGTCCGCGAACGCGCCGCCGCCGGACCGGACTCCTGGCAGCCCGTCCCCGTCCCGCTCCCCACCTACGTCACCGCGCCGGTCGCCCCCCGCACCAGCCGCGGGCTCGACCTCTCCGCCCCGGGCACCTGGGACTCCGGCCGCCCCGCCACCCCGCTCTTCGACCAGTACGGCGACCACCCCGGCCAGCAGCCGCCCGCCGCCGACTGGTCCACCCGCCCCCGGGCCGCCAACGAGTGA
- a CDS encoding S8 family serine peptidase — MADGKQTADVDRPDSAVGGVKIQEVNGDLFVVPDEAAPLLGAGKLDRRLFNVSDLIEMGYDDAKSATVPLIATYAPSKSRSAVEPAAPRGSKLTRDLKSIRGAALSTEKREARTFWNTVAPRGSATLGADVAKLWLDGRVKASLKESVPLIGAPEAWAAGYTGKGVKVALLDTGVDVNHPDFAGRIDGTVSFVPGEAFSDLNGHGTHVASTIVGSGAASGGDYKGVAPDADLIVGKVLGGAEGYGQDSWVMAGMQWAAESGADVVNMSLGDTYPTDGSDPLSQTVDALSAQYGTLFVIAAGNAGPESISSPGAAASALTVAATDKQDRLASFSSTGPLAYSGGMKPDIAAPGVDITAARSQQMTDGGEGLYRTISGTSMATPHVAGAAAVLAQQHPEWTGAQLKEHLMSTAKGLDGGYSPYEVGTGRVDVAAAVRSTVRGTGSLFFGNYTWPHEPSDVAVTKDLTLTNSGSDDVTLDLTLTNDDGTFALGAASVTVPAGGTAAVPVTGDSRNVSPGRHVGYVIATDAATGKPMTRTSVALVKEEERYDLTIKLVGRDGKPAAGQVAINLAGDLWPWSVHVDGSTTMRMAPGLYTVAAYLDVTGEQADRSGLAVLVDPETVVKDGSADVVLDASKARLLQTEAPQRTADRQRKVDFNVHYKGLDPFMDYRSAYVLPASYDDVYVAPTEPMTQGEFMLVTRWRKGEPPLSLSTPGDRLRFETLVQAGSGLGTGTDTLNAVYAGSGAAAEYAKVKAKGRLVVVERSDEVSPQERAEAAAAAGAKALIVVNDGVGALMEYVGESTVPVASVHRDAGKSLIALARAGHLMLTVKQTEYTPFVYDLTRDYPGLMPDRPLLYKPTDGDLARIDARYYSATDGGVAEGYRSDFTLSPSFNFPDREWHPGTRTEWVTPGQVWREFHAQGVDGNSPWVMVSGDNTYAKGSATRLDWFAPAIRPGQGESFGVYNSRWQNYMTWNVQAWASASDNMRLGGFLQWGETPTHLQVFQGDTLIHDNPNSTDMQWIEVPAGNLPYRAVLDAERPGEVYRLSTRTHTEWTFMSDTVDSDDFRPFSVLNLNYKLESDLHGDVKANATQQIALKPVSMDLGTVPGTVTAVKLDVSYDDGATWQKVALTKGADGYWQGSFRTAKKPGGFLSVRANAETDSGFGVKNEIIRAYGLR; from the coding sequence ATGGCCGACGGCAAGCAGACCGCCGACGTCGACCGGCCGGACAGCGCCGTCGGCGGGGTGAAGATCCAGGAGGTCAACGGTGACCTGTTCGTCGTCCCGGACGAGGCGGCGCCGCTGCTGGGCGCCGGCAAGCTGGACCGGCGGCTGTTCAACGTCAGCGACCTGATCGAGATGGGTTACGACGACGCGAAGTCGGCCACGGTGCCGCTGATCGCGACGTACGCCCCGTCGAAGTCCCGGTCGGCCGTCGAGCCCGCGGCGCCGCGGGGCAGCAAGCTGACCCGCGACCTCAAGAGCATCCGCGGCGCCGCGCTCAGCACCGAGAAGCGGGAGGCCCGCACCTTCTGGAACACCGTCGCGCCGCGGGGCAGCGCGACGTTGGGCGCGGACGTGGCGAAGCTGTGGCTCGACGGGCGGGTGAAGGCCAGTCTGAAGGAGAGCGTGCCGCTGATCGGCGCGCCCGAGGCCTGGGCGGCCGGGTACACCGGCAAGGGCGTCAAGGTCGCGCTGCTCGACACCGGCGTCGACGTCAACCACCCCGACTTCGCCGGTCGGATCGACGGCACGGTCAGCTTCGTGCCGGGAGAGGCCTTCTCCGACCTCAACGGGCACGGCACGCACGTGGCGAGCACGATCGTCGGCTCGGGTGCGGCCTCCGGCGGTGACTACAAGGGCGTCGCCCCCGACGCCGACCTGATCGTCGGCAAGGTGCTCGGCGGCGCGGAGGGCTACGGCCAGGACTCCTGGGTCATGGCCGGCATGCAGTGGGCCGCCGAGTCCGGTGCGGACGTGGTCAACATGAGCCTCGGCGACACCTACCCGACGGACGGCAGCGACCCGCTGTCGCAGACGGTCGACGCGCTGTCCGCGCAGTACGGCACGCTGTTCGTCATCGCCGCCGGGAACGCCGGTCCGGAGAGCATCTCCTCCCCGGGGGCGGCCGCCTCGGCGCTGACCGTGGCCGCCACCGACAAGCAGGACCGGCTCGCGTCCTTCTCCAGTACCGGCCCGCTGGCCTACTCCGGCGGCATGAAGCCGGACATCGCGGCGCCCGGCGTGGACATCACCGCGGCCCGCTCCCAGCAGATGACCGACGGCGGCGAGGGTCTCTACCGCACCATCAGCGGCACCTCGATGGCCACCCCGCACGTGGCCGGCGCGGCGGCCGTCCTGGCCCAGCAGCACCCGGAGTGGACGGGCGCGCAGCTCAAGGAACACCTGATGAGCACCGCGAAGGGTCTCGACGGCGGGTACTCGCCGTACGAGGTCGGAACCGGCCGTGTCGACGTGGCCGCCGCCGTGCGCAGCACGGTCCGCGGCACCGGATCGCTCTTCTTCGGCAACTACACCTGGCCGCACGAGCCGAGCGACGTCGCCGTCACGAAGGACCTGACCCTCACCAACTCCGGTTCCGACGACGTCACGCTGGACCTGACCCTGACCAACGACGACGGCACGTTCGCGCTGGGCGCCGCCTCCGTGACCGTCCCGGCGGGCGGCACCGCCGCCGTTCCGGTGACGGGTGACTCGCGAAACGTTTCACCGGGCCGGCACGTCGGCTACGTCATAGCCACCGACGCGGCCACGGGGAAGCCGATGACCCGCACCTCCGTGGCGCTCGTCAAGGAGGAGGAGCGCTACGACCTGACCATCAAGCTGGTGGGCCGGGACGGCAAGCCGGCCGCCGGGCAGGTCGCGATCAACCTGGCCGGCGACCTCTGGCCGTGGTCCGTCCACGTCGACGGCTCGACCACCATGCGCATGGCGCCGGGCCTGTACACCGTCGCGGCGTACCTCGACGTGACCGGCGAGCAGGCGGACCGCTCGGGCCTGGCCGTGCTGGTCGATCCGGAGACCGTGGTCAAGGACGGCTCCGCGGACGTGGTGCTCGACGCGAGCAAGGCGCGCCTGCTGCAGACCGAGGCGCCGCAGCGCACCGCGGACCGCCAGCGCAAGGTCGACTTCAACGTCCACTACAAGGGCCTCGACCCGTTCATGGACTACCGCAGCGCATACGTGCTGCCGGCCTCCTACGACGACGTCTACGTCGCGCCGACGGAGCCGATGACGCAGGGCGAGTTCATGCTGGTCACCCGCTGGCGCAAGGGTGAGCCGCCGCTCAGTCTGAGCACGCCGGGCGACCGCCTCCGCTTCGAGACGCTGGTGCAGGCGGGCAGCGGCCTGGGCACCGGCACGGACACGCTGAACGCCGTCTACGCGGGCAGCGGCGCGGCTGCGGAGTACGCGAAGGTCAAGGCCAAGGGCAGGCTCGTCGTCGTCGAGCGCAGCGACGAGGTCTCGCCGCAGGAGCGCGCCGAGGCCGCGGCCGCGGCCGGCGCGAAGGCGCTGATCGTGGTCAACGACGGGGTGGGCGCCCTGATGGAGTACGTCGGCGAGTCGACCGTCCCGGTCGCCTCCGTGCACCGCGACGCGGGCAAGAGCCTCATCGCCCTGGCCAGGGCCGGCCACCTCATGCTCACCGTGAAGCAGACCGAGTACACACCCTTCGTCTACGACCTGACCCGGGACTACCCCGGCCTGATGCCGGACCGGCCCCTGCTCTACAAGCCGACCGACGGTGACCTCGCCCGGATCGACGCCCGCTACTACTCGGCCACCGACGGCGGGGTGGCGGAAGGCTACCGGTCCGACTTCACCCTCAGCCCGTCGTTCAACTTCCCGGATCGCGAGTGGCATCCGGGCACCCGCACCGAATGGGTGACCCCGGGCCAGGTCTGGAGGGAGTTCCACGCGCAGGGCGTCGACGGGAACTCGCCGTGGGTGATGGTGTCGGGCGACAACACCTATGCCAAGGGCAGCGCCACCCGCCTGGACTGGTTCGCCCCGGCGATCCGGCCCGGCCAGGGCGAGTCCTTCGGCGTGTACAACTCCCGCTGGCAGAACTACATGACCTGGAACGTGCAGGCGTGGGCCTCCGCCAGCGACAACATGCGGCTGGGCGGCTTCCTGCAATGGGGTGAGACACCGACCCACCTTCAGGTCTTCCAGGGCGACACGCTGATCCACGACAACCCGAACAGCACGGACATGCAGTGGATCGAGGTGCCGGCGGGCAACCTGCCCTACCGAGCCGTCCTCGACGCGGAACGGCCCGGTGAGGTCTACCGCTTGTCGACGCGCACCCACACCGAGTGGACCTTCATGTCCGACACCGTCGACTCGGACGACTTCCGGCCGTTCTCGGTCCTGAACCTGAACTACAAGCTGGAGTCGGACCTGCACGGCGACGTCAAGGCGAACGCGACTCAGCAGATCGCGCTCAAGCCGGTCTCCATGGACCTCGGCACCGTGCCGGGCACCGTCACCGCGGTGAAGCTGGACGTCTCGTACGACGACGGCGCCACCTGGCAGAAAGTGGCCCTGACCAAGGGCGCCGACGGCTACTGGCAGGGTTCGTTCAGGACGGCAAAGAAGCCCGGCGGCTTCCTCTCCGTCCGTGCGAACGCCGAGACGGACAGCGGCTTCGGCGTGAAGAACGAGATCATCCGGGCGTACGGCCTGCGATGA